The Buteo buteo chromosome 5, bButBut1.hap1.1, whole genome shotgun sequence DNA segment tttttgtctcaTGTCAAGGATGTAAAATCTGCAAATGGAGATTTTCTCCTTCTTGCATTGGCAATTCTCACAATACAGTTCTGCTTCACTTGCCTTACAGAGGGAGTTTAAATTCCCCAATAGCTGAGCATGAAACGATCTATTCCTCTTGTCTGTTGCTGGGAACAGCCAGCTGTGCCTTTCTTCCTGCAGGAGATAGATGAGGCGAACAGCCCAAAGGTTTTCACAGGAGGCAAGTTCCTGAAGGGCTTTCCCTGTGTTTCTCCATATTTCCAAGCTGTTGCtcaaatcaaaagaaatggCTCCAaggaggctgcagagggagACCATGCATGCTGTCAAAATCCTTTGAACTGTTTTTCTACCACCACCATTGGAGGGGGGAGAACatctaaaaaaccaaacaaataaataaataaaggtttCCCTGGGGTGTTTCTCGCAGCTCCTGAAAACATAACTGGAACTATTAGTGATATTTAACAATTCACATGCATTTTGAAACAAAGTACAGGGAACATGCATTAGGTGAATGTTACTGAAAgacatattttattatattttgttcCACctgaccttttattttaaaagaaaaggtgtAGTAAGGAGACTGTTTCCATGACTCACCCAGAGCTGCAAAAACACATGAATGAAATCATACAGTTTTTCTGTGAGTATTAAGACTGATAAAATCATTTGCTGTACTTTTTATTCTCTATGGTACTTCTATCCAAATCCTAAGGAAGCCCATAAAAAGATGGGTTACTTACTCCAGTGATCACAGACTGGAactgttgaatttttttaatcaaactttTAGAATTTGTTCTTAATAGGAATTTGCAGATGATGAATAATTTGTGTTGATATGTTCAAATGAGCTCAGACGTTTCCACAATATTgtctaaatatttcaaaaggaaaattaatcagATTTCAGTTTTGACAGAAGCATATGCATATCCAATTTTTACTGTTTGAGCTTCATGATTACCTTTTCTGTCCTTATCTTTTATGCTGCACATAACTGACATCCCTGCTCCATACAGCAAAGTAACATCtagcaattttcattttcagaactaTTAATCAATCATTTACAATCTTACATTAATAATACCCATGAAAACCACTCAGGATGTTATGATGAAGCTGGCAACTCCTGAATGACTGGGTAACCTTTATTTCCATGGATGAAGAACAAACCAGGGGACTGTGTTGCTGATCAGTCCATTCAgttcagtcctttttttttttttttttccttttttcttttgctctgcttAGTAGACGTGATTGAAAAAAGCCCTCCTCAGATCCTCTGCTCTTTCAGATAGgtgaaattacatttctaaCAAGATAAATAAAAACCCAGTAAAGCCTGCtatttctcagcagaggctgatATTAGGCAAAACAAGTTCCTGCTGAGCTCTTCGCAGCAGAATGGTGGTCAATGGTTgtaaagtagaaaaaaacaaaagtacaGCCTCCAAAGTTGATAAACAGCCATgttttctcttatttatttaatacaatttatgtttaataaaatatatatatttattttcaattcaaAGTTAACAACTGCAAAATGTCTGACTGAAAGAAATCGCAAGCCtagaaaaatttatttctgaaccCAGTTGCACTTATGTTCTCACAATGAACTTCCAATCTTTTCCTTGCTGTATCTACTGCTTACCTTTGAGTCACTTGTCCTCTGTTTTTAATCAATCATTTTACTCTTGAATATACCTAAATATGtgccaggagggagaagaaaaacacaacaaaaatccACCTTGATTTTATACTGACTACCTTTTATTAcaatgaaagaaatataaataggGGCTTTAATTTAGTACCAGGCTAAAAGGTGGTGATTCTGCTTGTGCTTTGCAAAAAATCCCCATCTGTTTCTGCGTGTCAGCCGACAGTGACAGTTCAGAGGTCTTCACCTGGCATCTGAATGACTTAAAAACGAGCAACAGGGACGTGAAGGAGATGGGTCTGCAGAGGTGTTGCTGGCAGTCGCTGCTGGATTTTACCCTTCCCCTTGCAAGGTCCCAAGATCACAGGGTGTTAAAAACCTCTctataaaagcattttgcagtgTTCCCACACTCACCTGCATGGACCTGCTTGCACCCGTGCTGCCTTCCCGCTGGGCATTGCCACTGCTTGCTCTGGTGAGTCCCGCTTGCAGACTTACGGGTCCCGACAGCTACCTGCTGCCTTCAGCCCCTGCCAGTGCCTCGCTTTCTCACCCCCTTGTTGCCCGGAGTTGTTCCTGTGGCTCTCTAACTCTTCCTACTGCCCAGCCTCTTCACAGCAGGCTCACATCTTCCCCCAGGTGAGGGTAGCAAGCCCCAGCCCAAGGCAGGGGAAAGGCTGTAAAAGGTCTCCAGCATTATCGCTAAATACAGGCTCTGGTCTTGACAATACCCGGGAAGAAGTGACAGGGACAcgtgtttttctttcatcttgtgAAAAATAGTGTTTATTGCGGTACGGTTAGGTATAATACTTGTGTTGTTAAAGGCATAATTTACCAGCTCTTTGTGATCAAAGGTGTCATGATTATGACTTTATTcaaactgttttccttcttggcATCTATCATCCAGTTCTCTTTGGATTAGTTGGTTGCCATAACctacaaaaatgtaaaacaagtgaaaaatcagATCGTGAGACCCAGGAATCTGTGGATAGTATATGTTGCATCCAAGATGCAGGaattaaataactgaaataagaTTTTTGCTTCACAGTCACTTTTTAGATTAAAgtttatattaaattaaaaaagtttatattaaattaaaaattgatgTTCCAGACTTGAGCAGCATGTGCTGCCTGCTAGGATGCAATTGCAACAGTCAGTATTATTGATGAATACAAAGTTGAGTAATTAATTCTGAAGTCATACCAGTAAAATCTTTATGACTGTACGTATAGCTCTAGTATAAAGGGAGAATGCATTCCTAAATATcaagatttatttaaaagtcaaaataatttgGATAATTATTTAAGAGGAGGATactttatttttgctgcagagACTGCTTTTGCACTGGTAAGGGCTTGTCTACAGAAGTTACTTGTATGTAAAGCAGCATTTGAATCAAAGGTGATACAGCTCCCTGAGTAGGTGGCAGAAATCTCAATCAGAGAGAACATCAGAAATAGCTAAGTGACTCTATTCTCTAGCAGCAATACCTAGAACCTTACCTGCTCAATCCAGCTGTTATAACCAGAGACCCAAGTGAAGACAGAAGGCTTGTGATAATAGCTGCAGTCAAAAGCAGAGCCAAAGCTGATGGTACCATGTACTTCCCACCTGCCATCAGCACTTTGGCAGTTCACTGGGCCACCAGAGTCCccctgggaggaagggggaacACAGTTAATGGCCGTCATAGTGTGAATAGCTCctccttgttttggtttggtttttttttaagctttccttCCCATCAGGCCTGTTTGTGACTGAAACCAAGCTCTAAAAGCGGTGTTTTCTGGACTCACATTACAACTGCAGGTGACTCCATCCCCACTGGTGCAAGCTATGGTGGGTTTCACTGTGCTTCTCCACCAGCTAGGCTTGGAACAAGTTGCATAATCCACCACTAGCAAAAGGCCTTGCTGCAGGTCATCTGGAAGAGCTCCATTTCCTGGGAGGGAATAGAAACAAAGGAGTCATGGTACCAGCTGGCACTgaggaaagaacaaaactgCATTGTGAAGTTTCTCCTGGGACCTGGGTACTCTCCTTCCAGGTAAGAAACTCCACAGGGGCTGTATTAAAGGAGAAGCTGTATAATCCATTCCTTAGCTCCattcttttgtatttatattaaaaaaaaaaaaaaaaaaggccttaaCTGACTAACAATTTCCGTTCCATCTTAAAATGTCTCATTGTTAGAGGAATAAAGGGCTGCTCTTTGTTCAGGAGTTTGCAATTTACTTATCACTCTAGGAATTGCCTCTTGAGCCAAGCTGACACTTTTGCTGAAGTCTCTgagattttattctctttacAACTATTCCCTTATGTGTCTCTTCAGTTATTCAGCAGAGTATGTTAGGATTAGCAAATTCATCAGCCTGCACAGTTAATATTTGTGTTACAATAGCTTCTAAAACCTTAGTACAGGGCCCTCTAGTGCATTACTGGCCCCATTACAAGCAAAATAAACtagaaaggcagggaagaataCTGTGTGACTGAAGTGGGGCCTGATAAACTACCTCACTACATTGAGGTTGAGGGGATCTTGAGCACCATCAACAGCCTTTTTGCAATCGGTCTCAAAGGAGAAGTCAGTACTGAAAGATTTTGTTCCACAATTTTGCAAATGTCCAAGTACTTACTCTGCAGTCTTTCCCATTCTGTCACACAGCAGGCAGTGTTAGACGACAGGATGCTTCGTGCAGAATGGAGGCAGGCCAGCTTAATGTGGTCGCTTAAGGTGATGTGTTCAGTGAGTTTGATCAAAGCAATGTCATACCTGTGGTCAAATGCACACATTTGAGagtgggaaagagaaagggaaaggtttGCAAATAGATTAAGGCACACTAGCATGAATACTTAGCAGTTATACAGCACTTGGCCTattcaaaagaaatgcaaaggagCAAGGAGGCCAGTACATAAGCAGTGAAGATTCCTCCTCCCTCAAAGCAATGGGGAAATCCATGGACTGGAAGACTATTCCCTGCAGAACTGTCCACTTTCCTGCTGGCAGCTTTCTGGAAATTGCCTTTTACAGGTTCTTTTCACCAAAACCAAGCATATGTTAGGACTAACTCCGAGGACCTAaaagtaggtttaaaaaaagtctgcaagagaggttttggttttttttttaaatatagactGTGTTTGTACACAACATTTCAAGGTACAAATATGGGCTGTGATTTAATGTGGTACAAGTGAAGATCAGCCATCAGTCAAATGACCAATGTTATATAAAGCCTGTTTGAgaggtttcatttttctgacagATAATCAAATCAAGTTGGCTTAACCAAATCCTCATTTGTCAGCTGAGATACAACTCTTAGCCAATGCAACAATTTGATGTGGATTAACTGTATTTCAGTGTATTCAAGCTAagtaaaataactttgaaattgCTAAAGGCTGAGAGCAGTTATGCTAATTGAGCCCCTATAATAAGAACAGAATAGCACAGAACTTAGTTACTGTCTTGAGAGAACTTTTTTATTAACTGCCTATGCTGTatctctttctgctttgttgCAGAATGTCTGGTTTcactaaaaaaggaaagttgCTGTTagattttaattcatttttcctttaaaactaaTGCTGAAATTGGATACCTACCTGCAGCTGCCAGAGTCAACACAGCAAAGAGGACTCCAACCATGATGCTGGTTAGCTGTATGCTGCAGGCTCCGTTCTGCAAGCCATTTTAGATGTTATCATTTATCTCTGGGACACGTGACTTAAAATGCATTGCTATTCTGATACCAATGGAAAACTTGTGCAATTGTGGGATAATT contains these protein-coding regions:
- the LOC142030925 gene encoding chymotrypsin-like elastase family member 2A isoform X1, with the translated sequence MLVCLNLFANLSLSLSHSQMCAFDHRYDIALIKLTEHITLSDHIKLACLHSARSILSSNTACCVTEWERLQRNGALPDDLQQGLLLVVDYATCSKPSWWRSTVKPTIACTSGDGVTCSCNGDSGGPVNCQSADGRWEVHGTISFGSAFDCSYYHKPSVFTWVSGYNSWIEQVMATN
- the LOC142030925 gene encoding chymotrypsin-like elastase family member 2A isoform X2; amino-acid sequence: MENSSSRRKKTKETQGYDIALIKLTEHITLSDHIKLACLHSARSILSSNTACCVTEWERLQRNGALPDDLQQGLLLVVDYATCSKPSWWRSTVKPTIACTSGDGVTCSCNGDSGGPVNCQSADGRWEVHGTISFGSAFDCSYYHKPSVFTWVSGYNSWIEQVMATN